In a single window of the Streptacidiphilus sp. P02-A3a genome:
- a CDS encoding DUF742 domain-containing protein: MTPPNGPNGPYGNAGGAQQPLVRPYAMTGGRTRPRYQLAIEALVSTTARADRAGSLLPEHQRIVQLCREVKSIAEVSALVPIPLGVARILVADLAEAGLVAIHQPAAAAPGGGAPDVTLLERVLSGLRKL; this comes from the coding sequence ATGACCCCGCCCAATGGCCCGAACGGTCCCTACGGCAACGCGGGCGGCGCCCAGCAGCCGCTGGTACGGCCGTACGCGATGACCGGCGGCCGTACCCGGCCCCGGTACCAGCTCGCGATCGAGGCCCTGGTCTCGACCACGGCACGGGCCGACCGGGCGGGGTCCCTGCTTCCCGAACACCAGCGGATCGTCCAGCTGTGCCGCGAGGTGAAGTCCATCGCGGAGGTCTCCGCGCTGGTGCCGATCCCGCTGGGTGTCGCCCGCATCCTCGTCGCCGACCTGGCCGAAGCCGGCCTGGTCGCGATCCACCAGCCCGCCGCCGCCGCACCGGGCGGCGGTGCCCCGGACGTGACTCTGCTCGAAAGGGTCCTCAGTGGACTACGCAAGCTCTAG
- a CDS encoding ATP/GTP-binding protein — protein MDYASSSPTAPASTRATTSAKIVVAGGFGVGKTTLVGAVSEINPLRTEAVMTSASAGIDDLTHVAGKTTTTVAMDFGRITLDEDLILYLFGTPGQDRFWFMWDDLVRGAIGAVVLVDTRRLADCFPAIDYFENSGLPFVVALNAFDGTQTHNPEEVREALQLSVDTPIITTDARRRDSAKSALITLVEHALLARLR, from the coding sequence GTGGACTACGCAAGCTCTAGCCCCACGGCGCCGGCCTCGACCCGCGCCACCACCTCGGCCAAGATCGTGGTCGCGGGCGGATTCGGCGTGGGCAAGACGACCCTCGTCGGCGCGGTCTCCGAGATCAACCCGCTGCGCACCGAGGCCGTCATGACCTCCGCCAGCGCCGGCATCGACGACCTGACCCACGTCGCCGGGAAGACCACCACCACGGTCGCCATGGACTTCGGCCGGATCACCCTCGACGAGGACCTGATCCTGTACCTGTTCGGCACCCCCGGACAGGACCGCTTCTGGTTCATGTGGGACGACCTCGTCCGCGGCGCCATCGGCGCCGTCGTCCTGGTCGACACCCGCCGCCTCGCCGACTGCTTCCCCGCCATCGACTACTTCGAGAACAGCGGCCTGCCCTTCGTCGTCGCCCTCAACGCCTTCGACGGAACCCAGACCCACAACCCCGAAGAAGTCCGCGAAGCCCTCCAACTCAGCGTCGACACACCCATCATCACCACCGACGCCCGCCGACGCGACAGCGCCAAATCCGCCCTCATCACCCTCGTCGAACACGCACTGCTCGCCCGACTCCGCTGA
- a CDS encoding roadblock/LC7 domain-containing protein, which translates to MSQAAQNLNWLITNFVDNTPGVSHTVVVSADGLLLAMSEGFPRDRADQLAAVASGLSSLTQGASRIFEGGKVTQSVVEMERGFLFIMAVSDGSSLAVLASPDSDIGLVGYEMALLVDRAGTVLTPALRAELQGSLLY; encoded by the coding sequence ATGTCCCAGGCGGCACAGAACCTGAACTGGTTGATCACCAACTTCGTGGACAACACCCCCGGGGTGTCGCACACGGTGGTGGTCTCCGCCGACGGCCTCCTGCTGGCCATGTCCGAGGGCTTCCCCCGGGACCGGGCCGACCAGTTGGCGGCCGTCGCCTCCGGCCTCAGCTCGCTCACCCAGGGCGCCTCCCGGATCTTCGAGGGCGGCAAGGTGACCCAGAGCGTGGTGGAGATGGAGCGCGGGTTCCTCTTCATCATGGCCGTCTCCGACGGCTCCTCGCTGGCCGTGCTGGCCTCGCCGGACAGCGACATCGGCCTGGTCGGCTACGAGATGGCACTGCTGGTCGACCGGGCCGGGACGGTGCTGACGCCCGCCCTGCGCGCGGAACTTCAGGGCAGCCTGCTGTACTGA
- a CDS encoding nitrate- and nitrite sensing domain-containing protein, with amino-acid sequence MGDGGANWRFRNWRVPTRLTAILLVPVLTGVTFAGLRVKDQLDLANTAKQNEQIAVLVRDAATVVDDLETERDLAVAPELAGVRDNPAVLTAQRQTNTDITTMFAAASSVHSDAQISTDLSNFRNLESLDLGMLRSNGNSKSLDPVTTNADYSNLFFDLMGLDNELSFGNNDVNSRGRELYALTLEKASTSNERNLVTVALVSDRMPTALSVGVQTANKLTSTAYGQFVVSGIPTDQALYKRTVTAPQITPTEDQLETLGLANKPLASSGVTADSWYKSATDLIQQERSVESALTDQIVQDARTGQHNADQQAIILAAEALAALLASALLTMVMARSMVRGMRTLRDSAQDIASERLPDLVRKLSKTDPERVDTTVAPIPLTGRDEIGEVARAFEDVHREAVRLASEQAMLRGNVNAIFTNLSRRSQGLIERQLALITELETNEGDPDQLESLFKLDHLATRMRRNGENLLVLAGESAGREWNDPIPLVDVLRAAASEVEQYERVELSGIPETDVIGLAVTDLVHLLAELLENATTFSSPQTKVRVTATRLPDQRVLIEIHDKGIGLTAEDFAAINSKLADPPTVDATVSRQMGLFVVGRLAERHGIRVQLRPSGESAGTTSLVMVPDHLTQLPRVGEPEEQFTVSRVYPETGTGEFPQVGGRSASDLGFDDSRYEPTPALPEAEQPAAALGPVQRALRLGQRRETQALEPGAPQPGQPTAGSAAPAPAAPAAPTAPAAPAAPQPEAAPEPRYDPGFAPFGGERYPEQAPYQEPYPAEPYPPETYTAEPYQDGQRYAADFDTAGPYDDGFPTTSFPAAAFQDQPFQEQPYEEQPYGQDPAYGEQPYAGAPAAAAAPAYEEQAYEESGYEESGYEESPYGQSYEGRPYAAPDSSFEVGRYTAADFDSASFEPTRAEPAVPSASGDGFDSTFDSGYDRFGGSGGYPQQPYRAEQPAPPVEPLPRPSLPQRPSPAPALPQSTGGGLPQRRPGQALGGRAIGGRESGEHPNWFTGAREDSGSAAAAPLPQPTVEAVRAPVAGGTTEAGLPRRVPRQNLLPGNVQGPGTDSQNPAAQLSRNPEEVRGRLTNLRRGVQQGRSAGDTPLPDQHGGADLFGSPNHPER; translated from the coding sequence GTGGGCGACGGCGGCGCCAACTGGCGCTTCCGCAACTGGCGTGTCCCCACCCGGCTGACGGCCATTCTGCTGGTGCCCGTGCTCACCGGCGTCACCTTCGCTGGGCTGCGGGTCAAGGACCAGCTCGACCTGGCCAACACGGCGAAGCAGAACGAGCAGATCGCGGTGCTGGTTCGCGACGCCGCCACGGTCGTCGACGACCTGGAGACCGAGCGCGACCTCGCGGTCGCCCCGGAGCTCGCCGGGGTGCGCGACAACCCGGCGGTGCTCACCGCGCAGCGGCAGACCAACACCGACATCACCACGATGTTCGCCGCGGCCTCCTCGGTGCACAGCGACGCCCAGATCTCCACCGACCTCAGCAACTTCCGCAACCTGGAGTCGCTGGACCTGGGGATGCTGCGGAGCAACGGGAACAGCAAGTCGCTGGACCCGGTCACCACCAACGCCGACTACTCGAACCTGTTCTTCGACCTGATGGGTCTGGACAACGAGCTGAGCTTCGGCAACAACGACGTCAACAGCCGCGGCCGCGAGCTATACGCGCTGACCCTGGAGAAGGCCTCCACCTCCAACGAGCGCAACCTGGTGACCGTCGCCCTGGTCTCCGACCGGATGCCGACCGCGCTCTCGGTCGGGGTGCAGACCGCGAACAAGCTCACCTCCACCGCGTACGGCCAGTTCGTGGTCTCCGGCATCCCCACCGACCAGGCGCTCTACAAGCGGACGGTGACCGCGCCGCAGATCACTCCCACCGAGGACCAGCTGGAGACGCTGGGCCTGGCGAACAAGCCGCTGGCGTCCTCCGGGGTGACCGCCGACTCCTGGTACAAGTCGGCGACCGACCTCATCCAGCAGGAGCGCTCGGTCGAGTCCGCGCTGACCGACCAGATCGTGCAGGACGCCAGGACCGGCCAGCACAACGCCGACCAGCAGGCGATCATCCTCGCCGCCGAGGCGCTGGCGGCGCTGCTCGCGTCCGCGCTGCTGACCATGGTCATGGCCCGCTCGATGGTGCGCGGGATGCGCACCCTGCGCGACAGCGCCCAGGACATCGCCAGCGAACGGCTGCCGGACCTGGTCCGCAAGCTGTCCAAGACCGACCCCGAGCGGGTGGACACCACCGTCGCCCCGATCCCGCTCACCGGCCGGGACGAGATCGGCGAGGTCGCCCGGGCGTTCGAGGACGTGCACCGTGAGGCGGTCCGGCTCGCCTCCGAGCAGGCCATGCTCCGGGGCAACGTCAACGCGATCTTCACCAACCTCTCCCGCCGCAGCCAGGGCCTGATCGAGCGGCAGCTGGCGCTGATCACCGAGCTGGAGACCAACGAGGGCGACCCGGACCAGCTGGAGAGCCTGTTCAAGCTGGACCACCTGGCCACCCGCATGCGCCGCAACGGCGAGAACCTGCTGGTCCTCGCCGGGGAGAGCGCCGGACGCGAGTGGAACGACCCGATCCCGCTGGTGGACGTGCTCCGCGCGGCCGCCTCCGAGGTGGAGCAGTACGAGCGGGTCGAGCTCAGCGGCATCCCGGAGACCGACGTCATCGGGCTGGCCGTGACCGACCTGGTGCACCTGCTGGCCGAGCTGCTGGAGAACGCCACCACCTTCTCCAGCCCGCAGACCAAGGTCCGGGTCACCGCGACCCGGCTGCCGGACCAGCGGGTGCTGATCGAGATCCACGACAAGGGCATCGGCCTGACCGCCGAGGACTTCGCCGCGATCAACAGCAAGCTGGCCGACCCGCCGACGGTGGACGCCACGGTCTCCCGGCAGATGGGCCTGTTCGTGGTCGGCCGACTGGCCGAACGGCACGGCATCCGGGTCCAGCTGCGGCCCTCCGGCGAGTCCGCCGGAACCACCTCGCTGGTGATGGTCCCCGACCACCTCACCCAGCTGCCCCGGGTGGGCGAGCCGGAGGAGCAGTTCACCGTCTCCCGGGTCTACCCGGAGACCGGCACCGGCGAGTTCCCCCAGGTCGGCGGCCGCTCCGCGAGCGACCTGGGCTTCGACGACAGCCGCTACGAGCCCACCCCGGCACTGCCGGAGGCCGAGCAGCCGGCCGCCGCGCTCGGCCCGGTGCAGCGGGCGCTGCGCCTCGGCCAGCGGCGCGAGACGCAGGCGCTGGAGCCCGGCGCCCCCCAGCCCGGCCAGCCGACCGCCGGGTCGGCCGCCCCGGCCCCGGCCGCCCCCGCTGCCCCGACCGCACCGGCCGCCCCGGCCGCCCCGCAGCCGGAGGCCGCGCCGGAACCGCGGTACGACCCGGGCTTCGCGCCCTTCGGCGGCGAGCGGTACCCGGAACAGGCCCCCTACCAGGAGCCGTACCCGGCCGAGCCCTACCCGCCGGAGACCTACACCGCCGAGCCCTACCAGGACGGGCAGCGGTACGCCGCCGACTTCGACACCGCCGGTCCCTACGACGACGGCTTCCCCACCACCTCCTTCCCGGCCGCCGCCTTCCAGGACCAGCCCTTCCAGGAGCAGCCCTACGAGGAGCAGCCCTACGGCCAGGACCCGGCCTACGGCGAGCAGCCGTACGCCGGAGCCCCGGCCGCCGCCGCGGCCCCGGCCTACGAGGAGCAGGCGTACGAGGAGTCCGGCTACGAGGAGTCCGGCTACGAGGAGTCGCCCTACGGGCAGTCCTACGAGGGACGCCCCTACGCGGCCCCGGACAGCAGCTTCGAGGTCGGCCGGTACACCGCCGCCGACTTCGACTCGGCCAGCTTCGAGCCGACCCGGGCCGAACCGGCCGTACCCTCCGCCTCCGGCGACGGCTTCGACAGCACCTTCGACAGCGGCTACGACCGCTTCGGCGGCTCTGGCGGCTACCCGCAGCAGCCGTACCGGGCCGAGCAGCCGGCGCCGCCGGTGGAGCCGCTGCCCCGGCCCTCGCTGCCGCAGCGGCCCAGCCCCGCGCCCGCGCTGCCGCAGTCGACCGGCGGCGGGCTCCCGCAGCGCCGCCCCGGCCAGGCCCTCGGCGGCCGGGCGATCGGCGGACGCGAGTCCGGCGAGCATCCCAACTGGTTCACCGGCGCCCGTGAGGACAGCGGTTCGGCCGCTGCCGCGCCGCTCCCCCAGCCCACGGTGGAGGCAGTCCGCGCGCCCGTCGCCGGAGGCACCACCGAGGCCGGACTCCCCCGCCGCGTGCCCCGGCAGAACCTGCTGCCGGGCAACGTCCAGGGACCCGGTACTGATTCGCAGAACCCCGCAGCACAGCTGTCCCGCAACCCCGAGGAGGTCCGCGGACGGCTCACCAACCTGCGCCGCGGCGTCCAGCAGGGCCGCAGCGCGGGCGACACTCCCCTCCCCGACCAGCACGGCGGCGCCGACCTGTTCGGCAGCCCGAACCACCCGGAGCGTTAG
- a CDS encoding ATP/GTP-binding protein — protein sequence MDYASSSPTAPASTRATTSAKIVVAGGFGVGKTTLVGAVSEINPLRTEAVMTSASAGIDDLSHVADKTTTTVAMDFGRITLDQDLILYLFGTPGQDRFWFMWDDLVRGAIGAVVLVDTRRLADCFPAIDYFENSGLPFVVALNAFDGTQTHNPEEVREALQLSVDTPIITTDARRRDSAKSALITLVEHALLARLR from the coding sequence GTGGACTACGCAAGCTCTAGCCCCACGGCGCCGGCCTCGACCCGCGCCACCACCTCGGCCAAGATCGTGGTCGCGGGCGGATTCGGCGTGGGCAAGACGACCCTCGTCGGCGCGGTCTCCGAGATCAACCCGCTGCGCACCGAGGCCGTCATGACCTCCGCCAGCGCCGGCATCGACGACCTCAGCCATGTCGCGGACAAGACCACCACCACGGTCGCGATGGACTTCGGCCGGATCACGCTGGACCAGGACCTGATCCTGTACCTGTTCGGCACCCCCGGACAGGACCGGTTCTGGTTCATGTGGGACGACCTCGTCCGCGGCGCCATCGGCGCCGTCGTCCTGGTCGACACCCGCCGCCTCGCCGACTGCTTCCCCGCCATCGACTACTTCGAGAACAGCGGCCTGCCCTTCGTCGTCGCCCTCAACGCCTTCGACGGAACCCAGACCCACAACCCCGAAGAAGTCCGCGAAGCCCTCCAACTCAGCGTCGACACACCCATCATCACCACCGACGCCCGCCGCCGCGACAGCGCCAAATCCGCCCTCATCACCCTCGTCGAACACGCACTGCTCGCCCGACTCCGCTGA
- a CDS encoding DUF742 domain-containing protein — translation MTPSEDQSGQYGTGYPGTGHDAFGGPGGGYAPGYPGYDNNPYQDSSYPAQTGYAGGAGYREEYQDDAWNRRPGSAPRAPEPEPDEGPLIRPYAMTGGRTRPRYQLAIEALVSTTTPPERFATLLPEHQRICHLCQEIKSVAEISALLTIPLGVARILVADLAESGLVAIHQPAAGGESGGTPDVTLLERVLSGLRKL, via the coding sequence GTGACACCGTCCGAGGATCAGAGCGGTCAGTACGGCACCGGCTATCCCGGTACAGGTCATGACGCGTTCGGCGGTCCCGGTGGCGGCTACGCCCCCGGATACCCCGGTTATGACAACAACCCGTACCAGGACAGCAGTTACCCCGCCCAGACCGGCTACGCCGGCGGCGCGGGGTATCGCGAGGAGTACCAGGACGATGCGTGGAACCGCCGTCCCGGCAGCGCCCCGCGCGCCCCGGAGCCGGAGCCGGACGAGGGCCCGCTGATCCGCCCGTACGCGATGACCGGCGGCCGTACCCGGCCCCGGTACCAGCTCGCGATCGAGGCCCTGGTCTCCACCACGACCCCGCCGGAGCGCTTCGCCACCCTCCTCCCGGAGCACCAGCGGATCTGCCACCTCTGCCAGGAGATCAAGTCCGTCGCGGAGATCTCCGCGCTGCTGACCATCCCCCTCGGTGTCGCCCGCATTCTCGTCGCCGACCTGGCCGAGTCCGGCCTGGTCGCGATCCACCAGCCCGCCGCCGGTGGCGAATCCGGTGGCACGCCCGATGTGACTCTGCTCGAAAGGGTCCTCAGTGGACTACGCAAGCTCTAG
- a CDS encoding roadblock/LC7 domain-containing protein, translating to MSQMSQAAHNLNWLITNFVDNTPGVSHTVVVSADGLLLAMSEGFPRDRADQLAAVASGLTSLTQGASRIFEGGRVTQTVVEMERGFLFIMAVSDGSSLAVLASPDSDIGLVGYEMALLVDRAGDVLTPALRAELQGSLLH from the coding sequence ATGAGCCAGATGTCCCAAGCGGCACACAATCTGAACTGGTTGATCACCAACTTCGTGGACAACACCCCCGGGGTGTCGCACACGGTGGTGGTCTCCGCCGACGGCCTCCTGCTGGCCATGTCGGAGGGCTTCCCCCGGGACCGCGCCGACCAGCTGGCGGCGGTCGCCTCCGGGCTGACGTCGCTCACCCAGGGCGCCTCCCGGATCTTCGAGGGCGGTCGGGTCACCCAGACCGTGGTGGAGATGGAGCGCGGGTTCCTCTTCATCATGGCCGTCTCCGACGGCTCCTCGCTGGCCGTACTGGCCTCGCCGGACAGTGACATCGGCCTGGTCGGCTACGAGATGGCACTGCTGGTCGACCGGGCCGGGGACGTGCTGACCCCGGCGCTGCGCGCCGAACTCCAGGGCAGCCTGCTGCACTGA
- a CDS encoding nitrate- and nitrite sensing domain-containing protein produces the protein MQGRIKRGGGGPGDPADREAAIRQQQTPPAAPSAEAGRDGQGGQQPAGPKGGPSEGKNSKPTTSEGAKGRAGRIATPKVRGVRRYGLSNWRIRTRLIALLTLPVIAAIILGGLRIQTSLSAENQLTNVANLGSIASYATNLADQLETERDTLAGTVTATGNRLADNVAAAEKSTLTNMTHFVTLTNQLNLATLPGGGIDVHTIQIDLSLLSTYRTQDFAQGGGNILQSVADYDGLIQQLLSLSSDVALTSSNEQLLTATRALQVFSQWKDDQSVVQAVISAGLASGKPLGNEDRNYAQSAWQNGQTLASEFPSLYGAAANNMTQSWANNTNIRTTNYFTNTVLPSAFGFQNYVGKGESLPSYSAWDGESATQINEMAQDETSIITDLNNQVQQLQKQAQTDVVLNAILIALVLLVAVIGAALVARSMVRTLNKLQTAAEDVAEHRLPELVHTLSESDPQDVDTSVQSIGINTTDEIGHVARAFDQVHAQAVRLAAEQALLRGNINAMFTNLSRRSQGLIQRQLSMISELESREADPDQLASLFKLDHLATRMRRNGENLLVLAGEDPGRRWTRPVPLVDVLRAAASEVEQYERIELASVPTAEVAGRVVNDLVHLLAELLENATSFSSPQTRVRVTGHALPDGRVLVEIHDTGIGLSPDDLAEINERLANPPVVDVSVSRRMGLFVVGRLSLRHGIRIQLRPSDSGGTTALVMLPVDVTNAAERRGPGAPGQAPGQRPQNGPGLTGGPQRGAVPPSQGRTPLGGAPNGGPGGRPSLPGQPGQPGQPGQPGIGQGQPGQGPGQGQQGAQQSGQSGLPPRRPKATLPQGSTALTGQLPPVGQQSGQQLPRRDQQGQQGLGQQGLGQQGPGQPGQSGPSAPNQPTQPQQPNRPLPVRGQAPNQPQQPGPGQQGPGQQRQGQQGPGQQGPGQQGPGQGQSQLGQQQGRRPQSAAQPQPPVPSPLDEHSTWAEQPQHGSPVTRPLPMDIPDGSLPYGRSHFEDEQQARPAAPQQPLPPRPVAPQPVAPQQPLPQPVVPQQPTPMPAPVQPQAPQPVQQQQDAADHPLTRALPPAEADAARSPIFEAMESNWFRSGRADRMRAVQVYGDPAAAPQQPEQQSAPQRPQQQAPAAQPQAQPPLTQRPVPQRGTGAGAPAATGSAPWRSSSNDEVWRRAEQVREPSAGGVMPSGLPRRVPQANLVPGAAEAAPDNGPQVSRSPEEVRGRLTNLRRGIQQGRSAGTANPSQDNGPYGTNPHQER, from the coding sequence GTGCAGGGACGTATCAAGAGGGGTGGCGGCGGCCCGGGCGACCCGGCGGACCGCGAAGCAGCCATTCGCCAGCAGCAGACACCGCCGGCGGCGCCGTCCGCCGAGGCCGGTCGGGACGGGCAGGGCGGGCAGCAGCCCGCCGGCCCCAAGGGCGGCCCGAGCGAGGGGAAGAACAGCAAGCCCACCACCTCCGAGGGCGCCAAGGGCCGGGCCGGGCGGATAGCCACGCCCAAGGTCCGCGGCGTGCGCCGGTACGGGTTGAGCAACTGGCGCATCCGTACCCGACTGATCGCGCTGCTGACGCTGCCGGTGATCGCGGCCATCATCCTCGGTGGCCTGCGCATCCAGACCTCGCTGTCGGCGGAGAACCAGCTGACCAACGTGGCCAACCTCGGTAGCATCGCCAGTTACGCCACCAACCTGGCGGACCAGCTGGAGACCGAGCGGGACACCCTCGCCGGGACGGTCACCGCGACCGGCAACCGCCTGGCCGACAACGTGGCCGCGGCCGAGAAGTCCACGCTCACGAACATGACGCACTTCGTCACCCTGACGAACCAGCTGAACCTGGCGACCCTGCCCGGCGGCGGCATCGACGTCCACACCATCCAGATCGACCTGAGCCTGCTCTCGACCTACCGCACCCAGGACTTCGCCCAGGGCGGCGGGAACATCCTGCAGTCGGTGGCGGACTACGACGGCCTGATCCAGCAGCTGCTGTCACTGAGCTCCGACGTCGCGCTCACATCGAGCAACGAGCAGCTGCTGACCGCCACCCGGGCGCTCCAGGTCTTCTCGCAGTGGAAGGACGACCAGTCCGTCGTCCAGGCCGTGATCAGCGCCGGTCTGGCCTCCGGCAAGCCACTCGGCAACGAGGACCGCAACTACGCCCAGAGCGCCTGGCAGAACGGCCAGACCCTGGCCAGCGAGTTCCCCTCGCTGTACGGGGCCGCGGCCAACAACATGACGCAGAGCTGGGCGAACAACACCAACATCAGGACCACCAACTACTTCACCAACACGGTCCTGCCCTCGGCCTTCGGCTTCCAGAACTACGTCGGCAAGGGCGAGTCGCTGCCCTCCTACTCGGCCTGGGACGGCGAGTCGGCGACGCAGATCAACGAGATGGCCCAGGACGAGACGTCCATCATCACCGACCTGAACAACCAGGTGCAGCAGCTGCAGAAGCAGGCGCAGACGGACGTCGTGCTGAACGCGATCCTGATCGCCCTGGTGCTGCTGGTCGCGGTGATCGGCGCCGCGCTGGTGGCCCGCTCGATGGTGCGCACGCTGAACAAGCTGCAGACCGCCGCCGAGGACGTCGCCGAGCACCGGCTGCCGGAACTGGTGCACACGCTCTCCGAATCGGACCCGCAGGACGTCGACACCTCGGTCCAGTCGATCGGGATCAACACCACGGACGAGATCGGGCACGTGGCCCGGGCCTTCGACCAGGTGCACGCGCAGGCGGTGCGCCTGGCCGCCGAGCAGGCCCTGCTGCGAGGCAACATCAACGCGATGTTCACCAACCTCTCGCGCCGCTCCCAGGGCCTGATCCAGCGCCAGCTGTCGATGATCTCCGAGCTGGAGAGCCGCGAGGCCGACCCGGACCAGCTGGCCAGCCTCTTCAAGCTGGACCACCTGGCCACCCGTATGCGCCGCAACGGTGAGAACCTGCTGGTCCTCGCGGGCGAGGACCCGGGCCGCCGGTGGACCCGCCCGGTGCCGCTGGTCGACGTGCTCCGCGCGGCCGCCTCCGAGGTGGAGCAGTACGAGCGGATCGAACTGGCCTCGGTGCCCACCGCCGAGGTCGCCGGACGCGTCGTGAACGACCTCGTCCACCTGCTCGCCGAGCTGCTGGAGAACGCCACGTCGTTCTCCAGCCCGCAGACCCGGGTCCGGGTCACCGGCCACGCGCTGCCGGACGGCCGGGTGCTGGTCGAGATCCACGACACCGGCATCGGCCTCTCCCCCGACGACCTCGCCGAGATCAACGAGCGCCTGGCCAACCCGCCGGTGGTGGACGTCTCGGTGTCCCGCCGGATGGGCCTGTTCGTGGTCGGTCGGCTGTCGCTGCGGCACGGCATCCGGATCCAGCTCCGCCCCAGCGACTCCGGCGGCACCACCGCGCTGGTCATGCTGCCGGTGGACGTCACCAACGCGGCCGAGCGCCGGGGCCCGGGTGCGCCCGGACAGGCCCCCGGCCAGCGTCCGCAGAACGGCCCCGGCCTCACCGGCGGCCCGCAGCGCGGCGCCGTGCCGCCGTCCCAGGGGCGGACCCCGCTCGGCGGCGCTCCCAACGGCGGCCCGGGCGGACGCCCGTCGCTGCCCGGTCAGCCGGGGCAGCCGGGGCAGCCGGGTCAGCCCGGCATCGGTCAGGGCCAGCCGGGCCAGGGTCCGGGCCAGGGCCAGCAGGGTGCGCAGCAGTCGGGCCAGTCGGGCCTGCCGCCGCGCCGTCCCAAGGCGACGCTGCCGCAGGGCAGCACCGCGCTGACCGGCCAGCTGCCCCCGGTCGGGCAGCAGTCCGGCCAGCAGCTGCCGCGCCGCGACCAGCAGGGCCAGCAGGGGCTCGGCCAGCAGGGCCTCGGCCAGCAGGGACCGGGCCAGCCGGGTCAGTCGGGCCCGTCGGCGCCGAACCAGCCCACGCAGCCGCAGCAGCCCAACCGGCCGCTGCCGGTGCGCGGCCAGGCTCCGAACCAGCCGCAGCAGCCGGGCCCCGGCCAGCAGGGACCGGGCCAGCAACGCCAGGGCCAGCAGGGTCCCGGCCAGCAGGGTCCCGGCCAGCAGGGTCCCGGGCAGGGTCAGTCGCAGCTCGGGCAGCAGCAGGGTCGGCGGCCGCAGTCGGCCGCGCAGCCGCAGCCGCCGGTGCCCTCGCCGCTGGACGAGCACAGCACCTGGGCCGAGCAGCCGCAGCACGGTTCGCCGGTCACCCGGCCGCTGCCGATGGACATCCCGGACGGCAGCCTGCCGTACGGCCGCAGCCACTTCGAGGACGAGCAGCAGGCCCGCCCGGCCGCGCCGCAGCAGCCGCTGCCGCCGCGCCCGGTCGCGCCGCAGCCGGTCGCCCCGCAGCAGCCGCTGCCGCAGCCGGTCGTCCCGCAGCAGCCGACGCCGATGCCCGCCCCGGTGCAGCCGCAGGCCCCGCAGCCGGTCCAGCAGCAGCAGGACGCCGCCGACCACCCGTTGACGCGGGCGCTGCCGCCCGCCGAGGCGGACGCGGCCCGCTCGCCGATCTTCGAGGCGATGGAGTCCAACTGGTTCCGCAGCGGTCGGGCGGACCGGATGCGCGCGGTGCAGGTCTACGGCGACCCGGCCGCGGCCCCGCAGCAGCCCGAGCAGCAGTCCGCGCCGCAGCGTCCGCAGCAGCAGGCACCGGCCGCGCAGCCGCAGGCCCAGCCGCCGCTGACGCAGCGTCCGGTGCCGCAGCGCGGGACCGGCGCCGGCGCGCCCGCGGCCACCGGCTCCGCGCCCTGGCGCTCCTCCTCCAACGACGAGGTGTGGCGCCGGGCCGAGCAGGTCCGCGAGCCCAGCGCGGGCGGCGTCATGCCCTCCGGTCTCCCCCGCCGGGTGCCGCAGGCGAACCTGGTTCCCGGAGCCGCCGAGGCCGCGCCGGACAACGGACCGCAGGTCTCCCGGTCACCCGAGGAGGTCCGCGGGCGGCTCACCAACCTGCGACGGGGGATCCAGCAGGGACGCAGCGCGGGAACGGCTAACCCGTCCCAGGACAACGGCCCGTACGGCACGAACCCCCACCAGGAGCGTTGA